The Hippocampus zosterae strain Florida chromosome 20, ASM2543408v3, whole genome shotgun sequence nucleotide sequence GCCAGAATAAAGCGAGAAGTAGCCAGCGCACACCCTTGACGGCGACACACTTTGCAGCCTGAAGTATGTCGTCTCCACCGAAAGAGAAGATCGAAACCAGGGGTGGACATCCTCCTGCGGGTAAAGCTActccattgtttttatttacagccTTCTTGCGCGTCTCACGGCCTAATCATGTTGTAAAGGATCGTTGTGAAAGCCAAATGTGTCGCAGTGCACCGAAAAAGCAATATGCCCCTTTCAGGATTACATGTATACGGCTAACAatcttatttttgtgtttgtggtcGGCAGTGAGCATTTGTGCTACGTTTGCGTCCCTAATGTTagggcattttttttacttcctgcTTGACGAGTGATCCCCAATTCGCACCTCAAGTCACAGAACGGTCATTTTTTAATAATGGCATGATTATTTTGAGGCGTCTTACAAGAGTGCAGCTGCAGCCCCGTGGTGACGTGGAGGTTTTCGTGAGCGAGGAGGCTCATGGACGTATAATGTGTACGTGGTCAGGCCACGGCGGCCTCAGCAGCTGCACTGATAACGCACTCAGATAAGGTGACATTTCAGTGTCAGACCTTTTGAGTTCAAAGGTGGCTATCCAGTAGGAATTGCCCCAGTGCACACGCTCTGTGGACATTTGCAGAAAATAACATCTCCCATTTTGGTAAACGATAAATCCGTCAATCTACATAAGTGCGGCGCTCACACGACGCCTTGCATCATGTTGATAATTTCAGATTTTAATACCCTGAGCAGTGCAAACCAGTCACTTATATTCCACTCAGAAAGCGACTGCTGAGACTGACCTTGCCCCAATTCTTGTAGGAAGCGTGCATTCAGATATAATGCAGTAATATACAGTAATGCTGTTTATTTTTGGGGTCGATTAACCATGAGGCAGACACAGCCAGCCAGTTGTCTGGACCCCTAGATAAAGTTTCCTTTGATGAAAAAGAGTCTCTGCTCTTCATTTACTTGcaacccctcccaccccccacatcAAATTGCTTCATCTGTCTACATAgctttgattcccccccccccctgcaatgGACTATTCCATCTTTTCCCTGGCCTTTGCAAACTTGATACAGGAAGTCTCTTGAAAATGTTTGTGAGGAAAATGAAGTGGGGTGTAgtgcgtttttgttgttgtttttttctttttaatttccaGTTTTAAAGCAGCCATGCTTGAACCTAGAATACATCATTTTGTCAACATGTAAAgtactttttaaaacaaaatgaaaaagataagaaaacatttgtctcacaatgaagaaattcccaagggaggttattttttttactcaacagTACAGCAAATGTAGAAAACCATAGAATACCGTGAAATAGTGTTTTACAGTCTTGTGTGGCCTTGTACTTTGCTGAAACTGCCGGATCAAGGCAGTGACGACCTGAGCGTGTGGTCTAGCAATGTTCCGCTGAGCTGTTGCCCATAATCCATGTCATGGATTATTCATGTATCGTGATATTTGTTGCCGCTCACATGAGGAATGAGACCTCCTCTCCTCATATGTGGTCGTGACTCAAATTGTCTTTCTCAAACCTGTTTGCGTTGCAGTGAAGGCCGGGGGGATGAGGATCGTGCAGAAGCACCAGCCGACTGCTGTTCCGGAACCTCCGCCAAAAGATGACGATGAAGAGGAGTATGTGAGCAGTAGGTGAGCTTCACGCGTGCTCGTATAAGTATACGGGGTCACAGCTGAATTTGCGCCGCAGgcaaaatctgaaaatgacacGTGTGGCTCAATTCAAGCGGCAACTCAATtctgatggggttttttttccatgcagtgTGAACAGTATAATGAGAATCTTCTAGTGTAGAACAAACTAACATTCGTATTTTCTCTTCAAGACCGTGGCAGCTTGATTTCAATAGCACGTTTCAGACATGAGGTGACTCGGTGCGCTTCACACAATCAAAGACAAGACTCAGAAGCATTTCAAAAGAGAACAGCgacattcagaagcaaagcGGCGAAAATAAAACTAGCTTCCCAGAATTAcgagaagaagagaaaatgttGAGATTTAAACCATTTTAAGAATAAAGTAGTTTAAAAAAGCCTAGAAGAAATGattaaagaataaataaatgattagaGGACCTCAATCAAAAATGTAAGTAAAGTTTTTAATCTGGACACTCGGGGCTGACTTCACTCCTTTTGCATGCAGCATAAGCATGAAATGtagcttcaccatgtttacctTCAAGTCTGAATCCACTAAACGACCCAAGTCTGCAGATCTCGGAGCCCTACTGAGTTTATATTTAATGTGCATTTCTTTGATGTATTCAGGACCTCCAACCATTCAGAGATTGATTGACCGGCATTAGAATTTCCCAGCTGCAAATGTGGGGTATGACTGTGAATTTCCATTCCCATTTGCAGATAGCATAAATAAAGCGCGTGCAGACGGTATATTCACATGTTGCGTGCTGATCAGAGCTGACAAGCCGTGCACGGCAGGGCCCTTCCATCAGTGCAGTAATTGTATGCACATTTTTGCAGTCACGCCCGATTATATGCACCGCCTACCCACAGCGTTAGGTACACCTGCgcaatgtcaaaataaataaatacaacagacAAAAATTCTGCCTCCGCAAAGATAACGGCGCCAACTTTGATTGAGACAATCCCAAAAAAGTCTTCTTGTTTTGTGCTGCCACCGCCGAACAGCCAACGTTGTCTTGAATCAAACTGAAATACAATTTGTTTGCTTGAACAATCTCTGATCTCCACAATTTTATTCTGTGAAATACCGGTCTTTGTCCACACAAAGTTTGTGTAAAGTGCCGTAGTTACACTCCATCAGTAAAAACTACTCGTCGCACCCTCCATGAGTCAGACTGATggatgtccagcaggtggctAGTGGATAAATTTCACATCAGGTGCAACTAGTGAAGCGTTGTAGTCAGGGGAGCACCTGCCGAAAGCAATCTAGCCCAGATGGACAGATGGGGCAAAGGGAGGTGGAGAGACAGCGGCCCCTGTTTACGCTGGAGATGAGGCGGACAGTCGAGGATGGGGTCGGCAACGCAAAGGTCAGGGCCCCGTGTAAGCAACCGCATGAGAGAAACGCAAGAGTTTGCCGtggatgttttcctttttgatgCATCGAACAATATCCGTGGCAATGTGTTGTATTGTCACTGCGCCGAAAGCATCATTTGCAAGCAACCGACAAAGGGCATCAATAATGCGGCCCCCCCCGCGTGTTTGCTGCTTAATTTGGTCGCGGCAGAAATCAAAACTCGAAGCGCTCATGCCAAAAGAAGAGAGTGCAAAGCAAAGTTAGGCGCAGGGCCACTTTGGAATGATGGCCAACAGCGAGTACGTGTTGAGTCTTCAAAATTTAAGGGGGTGAAATAACCCCGGGCTGGCAAAATGAGTGCTTCGATACGAACGCAGGAGCTCGCGCGCGTTAAAACTCAGCGATGGTTGTTTGGCAACTCGTTTGAGGCTGTTGTGCGGCAAATTGAGTTCCCGGATGCAAAAGTGAAGCGAGGGGAATGCGGGCAAGTGAAGAAAATGCAGCGTGCTTCAGTTTCTGTGGCAACCACCTCCCTGCCCACGGCAACAAAGTTTCTGCGCTGCGGGACGCCGAGTGGCCGTTTCCAAAGAATgctcgacattaaaaaaaaaaaagagagagaatttCACTCTTTGAACTCGTCGGTGAATTAGCATCCCGACTTCTTGGCTCCCCCTGAAACGCCAGGCTTCCTCAGTTTTTCCCTCATGAGGCAAACGTCGGCAGTCTTTGTGACGGCTCTCTGCTTCCCCCTGCAGGCTCTGCACGCTGGTCAAGAAAAATGTCCCAAGCCAACTCTTTCTGTCCAAAATGTCAACTCAGGAACCCTGCAGTGGAGTGGAATGCACTTGAATGTCATTTACTAGTCATTGCCTAGGTTAATTGTAGCCTCATCATAGGTGTTAattactgccccccccctcttttcttttaaacccgttaaaattcattttccaaaaccAAGAATGTAGTCATccttaaaaataacaatttatccttcattccactttcaaatgccaaattttttttctgaaacatttattttgtgcaatgaaacactttatccttcccccattttgctgctgtagactgcaaatttccccagtgtgagacaaataaaggcacATCACTTATCTTAGAATGCTGGCTTATTTATGCTGgtatagcaaaaaaataataataataaaaaagtgaTGTGACAAGTGACTTAATGTGACAAAATTGAAGCCGATCTCCCGCTTGTTGGTCCCGTGAAGTGAACGTGAGGTCGGGGTGGCTTCCTTTAATCTGCAGACACCGTGAGTCAGTGTCACCGTCGGTAAAAAGTTGCTCCTCTTTTATACTTCTATCGAGTTCTCCATTGCTGCATATTGTTTTGAGCGTTGTCGTCGAGTCCCCTGTGCCCGTCGTTGGAGGGATTTTTCAAGGTGGGCAGCACGACGGTGGGGTGACCACGCTGTAAAATTAGACGCCGGCGCTTGTTTGTCACGTCAAGGTCGAGCCATGCGCTTGTGCCGCTCGTCTTttcctcagcccccccccccccatctctcctTGAACgatccattattattattattgttgttgctaTAAAGGTGTTTGCCTCCGTATGTCCTTCTCTGCGCTTTGGCCTCCCTTAGGCCTGCCAGGCAGCCGACCGCAACGGACGTAGACCATTGCGGGGGAAAAAGTAGCAGACTCGTGTCCGCACAGCACGTGATTGAGCACAGCACATTTACCGACGCACTTCAATGGAAAAACTGCCATCCTCTCTCGTGTTCGgaggctccccattttacataCTGTTTAGCGTTAGTTTGAATTGAACCAGAAATAAAAACGGTCGTAATTGTCAAGAAGGGAGCAGATAGTCACAAAgagaatgttcattcattcattcatcttccgagccgcttgatcctcactagggtcgcggggggtgctggagcctatcccagctgtcttcgggcagtaggcgggggacaccctgaattggttgccagccaatcacagggcacacaaagacgaacaaccatccacgctcacactcacacctagggacaatttagagtgttcaatcagcctgccatgcatgttttttttggaatgtgggaggaaaccggagcacccggagaaaacccacgcaggcccggggagaacatgcaaactccacacagggaggccggagctggaatcgaacccggtacctctgcactgtgaagccgacgtgctaaccactggactaccgggccgcccacaaagaCAATGTGTGCTATTTATTGTATGTCTTGAAATGAAGGAAaacaactagtgggcacgtcgCACGGCATTTTCTCCCCGCGCCTCTACCTCCTTTTGACATCCAGTAGCTGTGAGCTCCAGCTTTTGGCTCGGATgaatggggtggtgggggtactTAAGCTTATGGGAGCTCCAtctggtgtgtgtttgtgcgcgcctCTGTGTACCATGTAATGTAAGGGGTGCGCTGTTCAGATAACGTGGCGTCTTTGAATTTAGGTTGCGGTTTTGAGATGCATCTGTAAATGGAGCTCCACTTTGTATCAAGTGCAACCCTCTCAGGCCCTTCTTTCAGATTAGttaatacacacgcacacgctaaaAAAGACATTGGAATAAATTATGCACATTGTATCATGCTCATTGCTTAATAACTCgtcttttctcttctttcttttcaGTCCACCGAAGGCCCCGTTGATTGTGTCCGGAGTGGTTACCAAGGTAACGCACCCACAGACACATGTATTCAAACATTTAACGTTAGACTCGTGGAAATATAATCCTTTTCTTAATCATACAGTGAGTTTGTCTGGAGTCTAACAAAATGAAATTCTACCATGGCAAAGGCTGTTCCATCCCGAGTGAGCCCAAATACCTCCGCAGAGATGAGAACCACTCGTTGCTAGTCTTTGGAAATGCTTGATTTTAGTTATTGTTGCTGATTTTGGCCCAACCCGTTCGGAGGATTTCGAAGCCTTCTTTTCATAATGGGCAATGTAACTTTCAACATCATTTGGGATTACTTGGGCTCTGCTTGGCTGTCTCATTTGTTGAATCTTAAACATGAAAGGGGAGAAaataccccctcccccaaaaaattgagaCAGGGGCACATATatattgcaaatttccccattgtggggcATTCTCTTAATTTGTCTAAGTCATTTTTGAGGATTCATTTTTTTACGAAATGCACTcaggagtggcacccaaatttcgttgtatgctatacaatgacaatagaGGCGATTCTGATATTGACAGCATCGGGTATAAGCAGGAAGTCATCAACGCACAACACTTGAATTGCttctgactttttatttttacttttttggctGACTCGACTCAGGGCGATAAGGACTTCACCCCGGCTGCTGCCCAGGTGGCGCACCAGAAGCCCCAGCCTGGCATCCCCAAGCTGCCCCCCTCTCAGCACATCAACCAGCACATCCATCAGCCCCGTAAGTGAGCTGGAAGCTCGCTACACTGTGGCCATGCTAACTCCACCGGTCGGCCTTCCCAACTGAACACAATTTACCGCAAGGTATGGATGTCCTCTGATTgataggtctttttttttttttgtctgttgtgAAATTGTCTGCAATAGAGGCCTAATACTATTCTGGCTATTATTTCAACCCAAGTCCTGAAACTTGCCCTGCATTGGTGCTGCACTGATAGTGGTGCACTTTTGTCTCCAGTTTCCTTCTTTCCccgccctccccccaaaaaaacaacaacaacaataaaaacaatctgattgaaaacatgttttcatagTCAGGCCGTTGCCGCATTGCACGTGGGCCACAAAAAGGAGAAACTGTATTCTAACCAATAAACATTCCAGCAGTGCAACCACTAATTGGTCAGTCTTAATGAAGGGAAGAATCCTTTGAACTGAATGGCTCATTCTTTGGTGCCCTCAAATATTGCGTCAACGGCTTAGTTAGCTGCTTTGATGTGAGCCACCAAGGTGTATTATAAAGTGTAACATAGCAAATCTTAATGCAGTTGACCATTTAGCTTTTTCATCCTCTTCATCGCTGCACTGTTAATGTGGTCTGCACGTGCAACCTGCTTTAAACAAAGATAATCCCAGAGTGCCTGTTGACATCCTGCACCGTGCTATTTTATGTTTCATCTATTTCAGCAGCTAATCAAGCCAAATCCTTTGCAAGTTGTGTACCTTATATCGGAAGCAACAGAGATgtatgctgtttttttgtttgtttgttttttgggagggggcttTCATTCAAACGTTAACATACCAAGAGTCTGAAGATACAACAAGCCAAACAAAAGCCCCATCgccaaaaaacatcaaatatgtAAATCGGAAGGAgcaaggtgtaaaaaaaaaaccttaaccaTTCCATCTTTTTGGTTGTGATGAACTGAGTTCTGTTCCACACAAGCCTTCTGTATTTCTAACATATCAAGACACATAAACCACCATCACTGCTAAGTTGCAGCAGTAAGAAGTACAAATCATTTGCTTTTAATTTAAGATGAAGAATTTTATTGTTGCCGTCTTTCACATTTCTCTTGCATTAAATCTTCCACTGTTTCAACTGGAGTTTGGTATTGGTTGTGGTTGTCGTCGTAAATAAAGACAGAAATGATCATAAATTGTCTctttatttaaattaaatgacaattacaaaaaaaaacaatgtctggAGGCTTGTTTATCGGAATACTCCTTAGCTGCATTCCTTAATGaattcacagacacacacacgtacaaagAAATGCACACGCTCTGATGAGGGCTCAGCTGGCGTTTTGGAAAAGAAACAACCGTGTCTCTGAGATGTTCGTCTGATCCCaagccacactcacacacacgcaaagaagCGCATACACCAGGTGTTATTTCATGTAATCCATTTTTGCAAGCAGGTGTCATGTCCGCTCGCATTAACCCAGTAAAGCAGCTCGCACAGTATAACGTGGGACCAGCCAGATTCATTGAGGCGAAACGTAAAATTACACCTGACTCAaccagcgaaaaaaaaaagacagaaaaaaacaaccatgtatatagcaaggcgtttttagcccaaaaatgaccatattatagtaaggcgtttttagctggaaaataCAGCCATGtataaatggcaaaaaaaatgacatagtatatagtaaggcgtttttgagccgaaaaaaacccacatagtatagtaaggcgtttttgagccgaaaaaaacccacatagtatagtaaggcgtttttgagccgaaaaaaaccacatagtatagtaaggagtttttgagccgaaaaaaacgacatggtatagtaaggcgtttttgagccgaaaaaaaccacatagtatagtaaggagtttttgagccgaaaaaaacgacatagtatagtagggcgtttttgagccgaaaaaaacgacatggtatatatagtaaggcgttttttgagccgaaaaaaaaaaacagtatagtaaggtgttttttgtgtgaaaaaaacgacatagtatagtgaggcgtttttggcccgaaaaaaacgacatagtatagtaaggtgttttttgtgtgaaaaaaacgacatagtgtagtaaggcgtttttggcccaaaaaaaacgacatagtatagtaaggcgtttttggcccgaaaaaaacgaaatagtatagtaaggcgtttttggccccccacaaaacgaccatgtatagtaaggcgtttttagccgaaaaaaacgaccatgtatagtaaggcgtttttagccaaaaaaatgactgtatagtaaggcgtttttagccgaaaaaaaacgaccatgtatagtaaggcgtttttagccccccacgaaacgaccatgtatagtaaggcgtttttagccccccacgaaacgaccatgtatagtaaggcgtttttagccgaaaaaaacgaccatgtatagtaaggcgtttttagccgaaaaaaacgaccatgtatagtaaggcgtttttagccccccacgaaacgaccatgtatagtaaggcgtttttagccgaaaaaacaaccatgtatatatagtaaggcgtttttagccgaaaaaaacgaccatgtatagtaaggcgtttttagccgaaaaaaacgaccatgtatagcaaggcgtttttgaccgaaaaaaacgaccatgtatagtaaggcgtttttaaccccccccacaaaacgaccatgtatagtaaggcgtttttagccccccacaaaacgaccatgtatagtaaggcgtttttaaccccccacaaaacgaccatgtatcgtaaggcgtttttagccccccacgaaacgaccatgtatagtaaggcgtttttagccaaaaaaacgactatgtatagtaaggcgtttttagccgaaaaaaacgaccatgtatagtaaggcgtttttagccccccacgaaacgaccatgtatagtaaggcgtttttagccgaaaaaacaaccatgtatatatagtaaggcgtttttagccgaaaaaaacgaccatgtatagtaaggcgtttttagccaaaaaacgaccatgtatagtaaggtgtttttgaccgaaaaaaacgaccatgtatagtaaggcgtttttagccgaaaaaaacgaccatgtatagtaaggcgtttttgaccgaaaaaaacgaccatgtatagcaaggcgtttttagccccccacgaaacgaccatgaatagtaaggcgtttttagccgaaaaaacaaccatgtatatatagtaaggcgtttttagccaaaaaaaacgaccatgtatagtaaggcgtttttaggcaaaaaaaaagaccatgtatagtaaggtgtttttgaccgaaaaaaacgaccatgtatagtaaggcgtttttagccgaaaaaacgaccatgtatagtaaggcgtttttgactgaaaaaaacgaccatgtatagcaaggtgtttttcaccgaaaaaaacgaccatgtatagtaaggcgtttttagccgaaaaaaacgaccatgtatagtaaggcgtctttagccgaaaaaaacgaccatgtatagtaaggcgtttttagccgaaaaaaacgaccatgtatagtaaggcgtctttagccgaaaaaaacgaccatgtatagtaaggcgtttttagccgaaaaaaacgaccatgtatagtaaggcgtttttagccgaaacaaacgaccatgtatagtaaggcgtttttgaccgaaaaaaacgaccatgtatagcaaggtgtttttgaccgaaaaaaacgaccatgtatagtaaggcgtcttaaccgaaaaaaacgaccatgtatagtaaggcgtttttagccgaaaaaaacgaccatgtatagtaaggcgtctttagccgaaaaaaacgaccatgtatagtaaggcgtttttagccgaaaaaaacgaccatgtatagtaaggcgtttttgaccgaaaaaaacgaccatgtatagtaaggcgtttttagccgaaacaaacgaccatgtatagtaaggcgtttttgaccgaaaaaaacgaccatgtatagcaaggcgtttttagccccccacaaaacgaccatgtatagtaaggcgtttttagccgaaaaaaaccgaccatgtatagtaaggcgtttttagccgaaaaaaacgaccatgtatagtaaggcgtttttagccccccacgaaacgaccatgtatagtaaggcgtttttagccgaaaaaacaaccatgtatatatagtaaggcgtttttagccgaaaaaaacgaccatgtatagtaaggcgtttttagccgaaaaaaacgaccatgtatagcaaggcgtttttgaccgaaaaaaacgaccatgtatagtaaggcgtttttagccccccacaaaacgaccatgtatagtaaggcgtttttagccccccaaaaaacaccatgtatagtaaggcgtttttggctgaaaaaaacgaccatgtatagtaaggcgtttttagccccccacgaaacgaccatgtatagtaaggcgtttttagccaaaaaaacgactatgtatagtaaggcgtttttagccgaaaaaaacgaccatgtatagtaaggcgtttttagccccccacgaaacgaccatgtatagtaaggcggttttagccgaaaaaacaaccatgtatatatagtaaggcgtttttagccgaaaaaaacgaccatgtatagtaaggcgtttttagccaaaaaacgaccatgtatagtaaggtgtttttgaccgaaaaaaacgaccatgtatagtaaggcgtttttagccgaaaaaaacgaccatgtatagtaaggcgtttttgaccgaaaaaaacgaccatgtatagcaaggcatttttagccccccacaaaacgaccatgtatagtaaggcgtttttagccgaaaaaaaacgaccatgtatagtaaggcgtttttgaccgaaaaaaacgaccatgtatagcaaggtgtttttgaccgaaaaaaacgaccatgtatagtaaggcgtttttagccgaaaaaaacgaccatgtatagtaaggcgtttttgaccgaaaaaaacgaccatgtatagcaaggcgtttttagccccccacaaaacgaccatgtatagtaaggcgtttttagccgaaaaaaaccgaccatgtatagtaaggcgtttttgaccgaaaaaaacgaccatgtatagtaaggcgtttttagccgaaaaaaacgaccatgtatagtaaggcgtttttagccaaaaaacgaccatgtatagtaaggtgtttttgaccgaaaaaaacgaccatgtatagtaaggcgtttttagccgaaaaaaacgaccatgtatagtaaggcgtttttagccgaataaaacgaccatgtatagcaaggcgtttttgaccgaaaaaaacgaccatgtatagtaaggcgtttttaaccccccccccacaaaacgaccatgtatagtaaggcgtttttagccccccacaaaacgaccatgtatagtaaggcgtttttaaccccccacaaaacgaccatgtatagtaagg carries:
- the dap gene encoding death-associated protein 1, translating into MSSPPKEKIETRGGHPPAVKAGGMRIVQKHQPTAVPEPPPKDDDEEEYVSSSPPKAPLIVSGVVTKGDKDFTPAAAQVAHQKPQPGIPKLPPSQHINQHIHQPRK